Below is a window of Mycolicibacterium rhodesiae NBB3 DNA.
ATTCTGGTAACCCCGCACCGTCGACTGCTTTCGCCGCTTCACCGAGCGCAGATCGCTGAAGAACTCCTCCACCATGCTCGGCGTCCACGTCCACGGAAACTCATTGGTCGCCTCGATGAAGCGCTCGACGAGGCGCGCTCGCCCCGCAACCGTGTCAGCATCCAAGTTGCGGCACAGTTGCTGATTGCGCCAGCCCTCGAGCATCTCGTTGAGCGTCTGGGCCTCCGGATGCAGCACCGGAACCGAACCGACCACATACACGCGACCGCTCAGATCGACGGGCAAAACGACCTCCAGGCTGTCTCACTCAATGAATCATTGAATCATCCCCTGAATCATTACCACATCTGTGCAGGTAGCCGCATCACCTTGACACGACTCCGCTCGGCGTGTCGGCCCCATCCTGCAGACGGGCACTCACCCACCAACCACTACAGAACCCAAACCCACAGACCAACAACGGCTTTGGTCATCACACCACAGTGGCGACAATCGACACCACCCTCGGATCCGTGATTCATCTGATGAAAATGGCGTACTTTATCATGGATAAGAGAGAATATCCATGATGAGCGACCGAATCTGATTGATAGACCGAGCATTTCGGCCAACACTCGAACGCTGGGGATGTCCCCGGATCGAATTCCCTCGGTGCAACGAATGTGACAAGCGGTGCGCGCCGACGCATCGCAGGACATCGTCGGGTGTTATCGGCGGCGCGCGATGTCGCACCTTGAGGCACCGCGCGTGTTCTAGAAGGCGAACGGGGCACGCCGTAGATAACCGGTGGGATCTTCCGTCAACTCCCCAAACCGCCCATGCTGACAATGTTTCCGTCGAAGTCCAGGTTCAGCACGAAACCGTTGGTGAGTTGGCGCAGATTGGCGAGCGTATCAGTGATCACCGCATCGACAGCCGTAGCCATCGCCAGGACACCCTCACCGGCGATCTGTGTTGTTTGATCTGTCAGCCCGTCGCTTACTTGGTGGCGCCGACGGATCGCAGAAACGCGGCGCCCAATTACGTTTCCGGCATGATCTACGTAGTCGCTCCCCCTTCCGGAGTTCTGGTCGACGCCCGAGACCGACTCATGCTCCTTGCGCCAGCGGTGGAAGTTCTCGGCGCGCACAGCGGACAACGGTTTCCATACGGAGGCTGAAATCAGCGTGTGAAGGGCGCTTAAGGAGCCCTCGTGAACCGGCGGCGTATTCCTACGCAACGCACGCATCGTCTCCGCGTTGAGCGATAGCCACGCTGTGTGTACTTCGGTGACAAACGGCTCGTAATCGCCCGCGAGTCGTGTCAGCTTGTCGACTGAAGCAAACTGCGCTCTTGTGGTCGGGTTTGTCCGTGCGACCCGCGCAACAAAGTTGATCAGCCGGTGGCCGACGCTGACAGTCGTGTCGATGGACATGTCGGCCAGATACCGCTGCGCGAGGGCCATGCCAGGAGGCTCGGTCTTCGCAGCAATCGCTCGGCTGTGCCAGGCCGCCTCGAGGTAGGCCGCGGCGCTAAGCATTAGTGACTCCGCGATGGATCCAGCGAGTGCGCAAGTTTCTCGCCACTGACTTGTTATTACTGACGCGAAGGGATCGGGCTCAAAGTCGGCCCTGCTGTAACCCCACGCGCGGTTGCAGATTCGATGGACTTCGTCCAAACCGAGTTCGCTCAACTCTGGCCGCATTGGAAGTTCGCCTTGATGGACTCCGATGTGCATAAGCTTCGACCAATCGGGCACGTCTGCGCTGGAATCGGCAACGCTGGGCATGCAGACATTGTCCCAAGAAGTTCGGTACCCGCCCGACATCGTCCAACGTGTACGAGTAGTCGCCTTGGGCGCGCCGGCCTCCGGACCCCGCCGCAGACTTCGGTTCGGGGGTACAACGCGAGAATCAGGAGTCTCGGAGGTTCACCGTGCCACAAACGCAAATCTATTAGCCACAGTAAACGCGGATGACGTTGCCTGTCAGTGCGAACTGCCAGAATGATCGAGTGTCAGGATGGGGCAACCAGTCCGGGATCGCTTATCAACAGGCGCATGCGGTTCTCATCTGCTTGGGACTTCTCGACGGCAGTTTCCCAGCAGCCGCAGCGGTGGGTGTAGAAAGCAAGGTCGACGCGTTTGACCTGGAACTACTTGATGGGCGCGGCGCCACGCTTAAAGCCCTGCAGATCAAGAACCGTCAGCTGGACGAAACGTGGGCGCCCAACGACATATATCCGCTGATCATGGAGTGGTCCAGCCTACCCACACACCCGCCCCAAGGCCTTGAGCTACGGCTGGGAGGTCGGCTTGGCCCTAAAGGGGCGGAGCTTCAACTGGCCCTCCGAAAAGCGGCGGATGGCGATCCATCCCAGCTCGGTTCGTTCGCAGCGAGCGTTCTCTCCACAACTGAACTGACGGCAGCTTCCGCCGTTCACCTTGTCGTGGATCCGACGCCGACGGCGAGCTTGCTGACGGCTGGCAGTCAACAGGCGATGTCGCTCCTACGGGTTCCTCGGACGGGACCTGACGCGCGAGCGGAGGCTGACAGCGTTTTGGGCGCGCTGTACTTGCTGGTCACTGATAGAGCAAGCCGTCGCGAGGCGGCAGAACGTGTCGTCACGCAGGCCGAGGTCGCTCGATTGTTCGACCTCGATGTGGTCGAGCTGCGCCAGCAGTGGGACGCGACTGCGCGGCGCGTGTATCAAGAAGCGGCATTGCGGTTTGGAATCCCGAAAACTGTCACCGAGGATTTCCGGCGCCAGCCCACACCCATAGAACGTGCTGCGGCAGTTCAGGATGACGATTCGAAGCCTCTCATCGACTTGCTCGACGAATCCAGCCACGCACTGATCAGCGGGCAGTCTGGTTCGGGCAAGACGACCGCAGCCATCAAACTGCGAAATCACTTCGCCGAAGCCGGACGGGCATTGGTGATTGCCAACGCGGAGGCCTATATTCCGGGCCGATTGCCGGCGTTGGTCAGTGACTCGGTTGCAATGCTTATCGACCAGCCCGTTGGTATGTCGATAGGCCGTGCGATTCTCGGTGACCCAACAGCCACTATTTTGTTCGACGGCGCGGCGGAGATGACAGTCGACCAGCGTCAAGCCTTTGCCGATGAGTTGACTCCGCTCGTCCACTCATCCAATGCTCCTAGAACCATCCTTGTTGGGCGTGATCCGGCCGTGCTGAATTCTCTTCTGCCGCATGATGTCTTGAAGAACGCCTACACACTGCGGGGTATTCGTCGCGATCAGCGCGAAGCGCTGGTAGGCGATGTGCTCAACCAAATGGGGGCAACAGATCCTAGCGATACTAACAGGGTATCGGCACAGGCAATGTACGCGTTGAAAGAAGCGTCGTGTGTGCCGTACTTGCTGTCGATGGCGACTGAATTGATCTGTTATGGCATCGATATCAAGAGCAGGGCTCAAATGTATGCCGTGTTTACGGAGGAGATGGCTCGTCGCCGTGGCGTGACAGATCTGCAATTTTGCCTCCTTGCGCTCGGTGTAGCGTTCGGTGAGTTGCTCAGGCGTGGCCGTCGGCAGTGCGATCAATTCGACTGGCGGCAGCTTCTCGCTACTTCGTCTGCCCTGCTGCATGAGCGAGGCGTCGACATCGATGCAAGTGCGATTGAACGCCTTGCGCGGCAGGGCGGATTTGTTGCGTATGAGAACTACGACCAGACGGTACGGCCAGTTCACGACTCGTTGGCCGACTACTTCGCTGCGATGGCGGTAGACAAGGGGCTTTTGGCGCTGCCCGAGTCTGTCACGGAGAACGACACTCTTCAACTGCAGTTTCTAGCTGAGATGTCTAGTGTATCAACAGAGTTGGCGGAGTTAATCACGAATCGGTTACCATTCCTGAGTGTCCCGGTCGCATCGTTCGACGACGGACCCTTGGCGCCGGACGCTCCGGCTGTGGCGGCACGGCTGCTCTCGAACGTCGTCCGCGACACCGGCCTTGCAGCGCCTTCGGTTCAGATCGCGGAGTCTGATGATCACCGGATCTTCGTGCTGACCAATGCGTCGCAGGAGTCGGCGTTCATTTCAACGGATGACGTTGCGTCTCTGTTATTTCAACACGGTGCGAGCGAAAGCAGCGGGGGGCCGCTGCGGATCGCGGTAACGCTTTGGAAGAAGATGCTCGAGTCTCAGCTGGAAGGCGGTCGCGTTGGATGGCGAATCCCCGAGACCGAGAGTCAGGCAGCAGCAGCCGTCGCGAGCCATGCAGAAGCCACCGCGGAGTGCGTAGGAAGACTCACTACCGACCTATTCCCGCCACACTGTCGTCAACGCGTACTTGATTTGGCACTGCCCGAGCCGCTGGACGTAGCCATTCAACCGGGCCGCCGTGACGGAAACCCATACTGGCCCATCTTATTTCGGAGCTCGCCCACATTTCGGGTGCGGGTGATCGACTTCGATAGCTGGCATGAGGATGGTCCACACACCGGGTGGGGCAGCGTCGACTCGATAGTGCGACGCTCGCCGGAGGACACGGCCAAAGACTATGTACTCAAGGCAGTAAACAAGGTCGTTGAAGTGCCCTGGCTACGTTAGGAACGCAAGTTTGGAGGTGGACGACTCATGAGTACGACGGAAATCTGGCGCGCTGTGGGTTTCCTGGCGGACTGCTGGTCTAAGTCGCAGAAAGTGACCCCAGTTAGAGAAGAACTGTCGCTCGATCTCGATAGCGAGGAGGCCACGCCATGTCTGAGGGCGCTTGCATTGCGAGACCCGCAGTCCATCACCAAGATGCCCTTCCACGTTCATAAGGCCTTCCCGCACATGGGCATCGGCATCAGCCAGCGTGACCGCGCGCTGGCAGCCAACTCTGCGGCGGTCGAGTTGGCATTCTTTCATTTAACGTGGTGGATACGGTCTCGGCTTCCCGGCTATCCGCACATCCCGGCGCCGCAATTGGCGAAGGGTTCCTTTCACACCCTGAACAACTTCACGGTCCCTTGGGCTCCGCAAGTATTGCAGGCGGGTATCGAGTATCAGGATCGGCCCGTTAACTGTGACTTCCAGCTGAAAATTAGCGCTGACGACCGCTACTCGGTGCTGGCCGAGGCCTTCGAAGAGCTGCCCTCATGGCGCGCGTTCACCCAAGCGCACCACGCACTCGGGCAGGAGATCCGCAACGAACTTCTGACGGCGAGACAACAGCTAGCACGCCAGGCGGCGGCCGCCGGCGCGGAGAGCGGCATCGAGTTTGGCGATCCGCGGGAGGGGCTGAATCGAGCCCGGTCAGTCACGATGCAGACGTTGGAGACGCTATCGCCGGAGGCGCGGAGATTCGCTGAATCGTTCGAATCGGTCAACGAGGAGATCGACCGCATAACGACGGCTGTACTCACGCAACTCGTCGCCTATGGCCCACCCGAAACGCTGACGGGCGTTAGCGAGTTGACGGTGAGCCCCTCTAGTCCACCCACTGTGTCATTCAAACTGCTCGACGCTGGCTATGCAGGAGGCATCTATTGGACTGACGATCCGCTGATCGGCGACGCGATTCTCCTCGAGTGCTTTCGCTTCGCCGGTGACAATGTGTTTGCAACGCGGTTCCATGCCGATGGCACGGTCCTCTTGGGCACCGGGGCCGCATGGCGAGCGATTTAGCGCTGCTCACACGACAAACGTTGTCCAGCATGGCGACTCGGCTTGCGCGAGGTCATCGGCCAGAGAAATGAAATCCAATCGCGCCAGATCCGCGCTCGTTGCGGACTTCGCCGACATGAAATCGCGTTATTGCTTGACCAAGCCCTGCACCTCACCGTACGGAAGACCGACGACTGCAGCCAGGAGAGCCCGACAGAACCGCGCCGCAACGATTGCGATCATGATTCGACGTGAAGCACAGACATCGCGGCAAAGGTGGCTACTCGTGGAGTCCGGCCACGGCTCGCCTGGTAACGCCGCGATTTCAGAGAGCCGCATGAAGACCGCCGGCGCGCACCGGCTCGACTGTGTCAGATCTCCTCATCAGGGCCACTGAAGTATCGGATAGCCCCGTTCCGCCACGTGGTCGGGCGATCACGGTCGAGCAGGCCACGTGTCCTGACGTGGCCTTTTGCAACGAAGATTAACAAGCCCAGACGACACGCCGAGATCTTGTCAAAGTAGCCCGGCGAGTCCTGTCAATCTTCGCTGCATCTCGACACGAGATTTTGCTGGAGGATGAATTCTGGCAATTTTTAGCTTGGCCGTCACTAGTGCTTCGACGAGTAATTTCTACCGAGCAATCTCGATAATGGCAAAATTTCGATCTTGATCCTATGCTCGCACACATGGGTCATGCGAAGCACGTTGGGCGGGTCGGCGCGTTGGCGGTGGCGTTGGGCGTCGGCTCGGCGATTGTGGGCCTGCCCGCGGTGGCGCTGGCCGCGACAGACGAGGGATCCACCTCCTCGGATTCCTCGCCCAACGAGTCGTCGACCGATCCTTCTGCTGATTCGTCGAATGACCCCACCAAGGACAACGGCTCCCCGAACTCCGGCGGCCCGAACAGCGGTTCCGGCACGTCGCCGACTGGAAACAGCACCGGTTCGCCGACGACCACGACCGGTAACGGGAGGACGCCAGGCGAAGGGGACGGCGACGAGAAGGACGCCGACATCGATGTCAACAACCAACAGGATGTTCGGAAACAGGACCTGATCGATGAGGTTCCGGTCGTGGTCGTCGACCCACCGAAGGGCAACGACTACACGCCACCGGAGACCAACCGAGTGGATGTACCCGAGCCGGCGACGACCGAACCGGTTGTCATCCAGGACCGAGTCGTGGACACCGGAAACGAATCGCCGCCCGTGTCTACGGACCCCGTCGTCGTCGAGGAGTTCGAGGAGCCGACGATAGTCGCCATCGGGACCGAACCATTCGACGGCGGTGGGGCGCCGGGCGCATTGCCCGGGCCGTCGGATCCGCTCGAGTCGCCGGCGATGTTGGCGATGTTCGCGTTGACGCGGCGCGCGGAAACCGAGACGGTCGATCTGCAGTCTGCCGATGAGTTGTCGACGGCCAATGCGCTGGTGTCCATCGCTGCGATTCAGCCCGATCCGCCGGTCCTTTTCATGATCTGGATCGGCGATTTCACGTTCACCTCGACTGGGTGGGGTTCATGGGCTCTATCGATCGGTCCCGGCTCGACTGCATACGCGAGCGGGTGGGGCAGCCGTGCGATCGCGATCGGAATCAACGCCTCGGCGAGGGCAACTGGCGGAGTTGGTAATCGGGCGTTCGCGTGGGGCGCAGGGGCGACGGCGATCGCGGGCGGCGACGGGGACGGCAACGACTACAACCGTGCGATCGCCTTCAACGGGGGCAGTGCCACCGCGGGAAATTCAGGTGACGACAACGACTTCAACTGGGCGTACGCCGATTACGGCGGCAACGCCATCGCCGGGGGTGGTGCCTGTGGGTGCGGCAGCGACGGCAACGACAACAACGTCGCCAGCGCGAGCGGTGTCGGGAGCCTGGCCTTCGCCGGGTATCTGGGCGAGCGGAACAACGCTAACCGGGCATCTGCGACCGGCGGAGGCTTGGCTCTGGTGGGCGCCTACGGCGATGACAACACCGGCAACATCGGTACCGCCGCGGGCGTCGGAAGCTTCGCCGTCGCGGGGAGCGACGGCGACAACAACTCTGGCAACACCGCCACCGCGACAGCTGGCGCGGAGGCTGACGCGGGCGCCTACGGCGATGACAACACCGGCAACACCGCCACTGCCGCCGACGACGGAAGCCGCGCTACCGCGGGCATCGACGGGTCCGGCAACACAGGCAATAACGCCACCGCGTCCGAAGGCGGTGTCGCCGTGGCGGGTGGTGGTGACTGTGGGTGCTTCGGCGGCGTCGACAACGCCGACAACGTCGCCAGCGCCGACGGTATCGGGAGTCAGGCGTACGCAGGCTTCGGTGGCGAGCGGAACATCGGTAACAAAGCGACAGCGACCGGAGGTGGATATGCGCAGGCGGGCTCGTTGGGCGACGACCGCCACAACCGCCTGGCGGTGGCGGGCCCCGGCCAGATCGTGATCGACCCCTGAGTTCTCTGCCGGCAAACGACAGTCCCAACACCGTCGCTGAACTTCCTGTTTTTGCGCGGTCCGGCGCCGCCTACCTAGTCCATGATGGATGGCGTGGAGTCGACGCGGGTGGACAGATGGTTGTGGTCGGTCCGCCTCGTCAAGACCCGGCCCGATGCCGCCGACGCGTGCCGGGGCGGCCACGTGCGGGTGAACGGCCGGCCCGCCAAACCCGCCACCACGGTGTCACCGGGCGATGAGGTCCGCGCACTGGTCGGTCAGACCACGCGGGTCGTCGAGGTGGTCCGAGTGATCCAAAAGCGGGTGGGGGCCGCCGACGCCGCGACGTGCTTCCTCGACCGCACGCCGAAACCCGTACCCACCGCGACGGTTGCCATCGCCGTCCGCGACCGCGGCGCGGGCAGACCGACGAAACGGGATCGCCGGCGGTTGGACAAGCTGCGCGCCGGCCGGCTCTGATCGCATGCCCTCTTCGACCTACGTGAAGGCGTGCATCAACGGCGTTCGCACACCGGATGAGCACCCGAACCTTCCCGTGTCACCCGAGCAGTTGGCCGCCGAGGCGCTCGCCGCACATCAAGCCGGCGCCAAGGCCGTGCACATGCACCCCAAGACCCCCGATGGAGTCGACTCTCTGGAGCCGGCAGTCGTCGACGCGGCGGTGGCGGCAGTCCGGCGCGCGGTGCCGGGCCCGCCCCTCGGAGTCACCACCGGATATTGGGCGCTGCCCGACGCCGAAGCGCGGTTGTGTGCTGTCGAAGGTTGGACGGTGCTACCTGACTTCGCCTCGGTGAACTGGCATGAACCTGGCGCCGAGGAACTTGCCGGGCTACTGCTCGCCAAGGGAATCGGTGTCGAGGCCGGCATCTTCAACACCGAAGCGGCCGCGTCGTGGGTTGGCTCGGACATCGCGACACACTGCATGCGGGTGATGGTCGAGCTGCAGGGCGACGGCGATATCGCGACCGCCGACGATCTGCTGGCTCAGGTGATGACGGCGGGGTCCCCGGCGCCTGTGCTGCTACACGGGTCCGACGAAAGTTGTTGGCCGCTCCTCGAACACGCGGGACGTCGCGACGTGCAGACCCGCATAGGTTTGGAGGACACCGTACGGCTGCCCGATGGGTCGTCTCCGTCAGGAAACGCCGACCTGGTGTCTGCCGCGGTGCAGTTGCTCAGTCGTTAGGGGCGCCGAGTGCGAAGTCGGCGAAGTCGAATCCCGGGACCACGACACAACTCACGAGGCAGGGCTGATCGTCGCGCGGGCGCGCTCGCTGCCAATGTCCCGGCGGGATGACGAACTGGGGATGCTCACCGGATTCGATATCCGCGCCGAGCAGATATGTTGTGGCGCCGTCCTGTTCGGGCCCGAACTCGAGCAGCAGGGGGCCGCCGGAGTGGTAGAGCCACAGCTCGGCGCTGCGCACGGTGTGCCATGCCGACTGCTGGCCCGGCATGAGGAGAAACAGGATGGCCGTGCCCGCACTGCGCGGCCCGGTGTAGTCCGGTGGAAGTGCAGATTGGGGGACGGTCAGGTCGCTGCGCCACGTCTCCCGATACCAGCCGCCCTCAGGGTGTGGAGCCATGTCGAGTCGGCGGGCCAAGTCGGGAAGT
It encodes the following:
- a CDS encoding RNA-binding S4 domain-containing protein → MMDGVESTRVDRWLWSVRLVKTRPDAADACRGGHVRVNGRPAKPATTVSPGDEVRALVGQTTRVVEVVRVIQKRVGAADAATCFLDRTPKPVPTATVAIAVRDRGAGRPTKRDRRRLDKLRAGRL
- a CDS encoding cupin domain-containing protein → MTELPDLARRLDMAPHPEGGWYRETWRSDLTVPQSALPPDYTGPRSAGTAILFLLMPGQQSAWHTVRSAELWLYHSGGPLLLEFGPEQDGATTYLLGADIESGEHPQFVIPPGHWQRARPRDDQPCLVSCVVVPGFDFADFALGAPND
- a CDS encoding 3-keto-5-aminohexanoate cleavage protein is translated as MPSSTYVKACINGVRTPDEHPNLPVSPEQLAAEALAAHQAGAKAVHMHPKTPDGVDSLEPAVVDAAVAAVRRAVPGPPLGVTTGYWALPDAEARLCAVEGWTVLPDFASVNWHEPGAEELAGLLLAKGIGVEAGIFNTEAAASWVGSDIATHCMRVMVELQGDGDIATADDLLAQVMTAGSPAPVLLHGSDESCWPLLEHAGRRDVQTRIGLEDTVRLPDGSSPSGNADLVSAAVQLLSR